The following coding sequences are from one uncultured Bacteroides sp. window:
- a CDS encoding RagB/SusD family nutrient uptake outer membrane protein — protein sequence MKIIKSLYVFGILMIAGLFSSCLSELNQYPTVETTSTKVYSTVDGYKSVLAKLYASLAIAGQEKGDGDTDLGGKTSSGYLRILFNLQEIPTDEVVYTWPGGDALTNIQNMSWNSTDEWVSAMYYRIYYTVALCNEFLRNATDEKISKFTDSEIADLKIYRAEARFLRALVYSHAIDLFGNVPFVSEEDPVGAFFPPQYSRTQMFDYVESELKDIEEILPLPLQNEYGRVSRAAAWFLLAKLYLNAEVYTGTARYTDCLTYCNKLTSAGYTLEGTYKNLFNADNNLRTNEIIYPIALDGQHTTTWGGTTYLVSGAIVGSMVATDYGVQSGWGSFRTLKEFVGQFADPTGTTDKRASFYTDGQTLDVDDVTDETQGYAIVKYTNKTSTGANGSNLADGLADTDYPMMRLADVYLMYAEAVLRGGSGGTKSQAKSYVNLLRERAYGNESGNIEESDLTLKFILAERARELYWECTRRTDLIRFGEFTGSSYIWQWKGGVKDGTSVNDKYNIYPIPAADLAANPNLKQNTDY from the coding sequence ATGAAAATAATAAAATCACTATATGTCTTTGGTATACTGATGATTGCGGGCCTCTTTTCTTCCTGCCTAAGTGAGCTAAATCAGTATCCTACAGTAGAGACAACATCGACTAAAGTATACAGCACAGTTGATGGATATAAATCTGTTTTAGCGAAACTATATGCTTCTCTGGCAATAGCCGGACAGGAAAAAGGAGATGGAGATACTGATCTAGGTGGCAAAACATCTTCAGGATATTTGAGAATTTTATTCAATTTGCAGGAAATACCTACTGACGAAGTGGTTTATACTTGGCCTGGAGGAGATGCATTGACTAATATTCAAAACATGAGTTGGAACTCTACGGATGAATGGGTGTCTGCGATGTATTATCGTATTTATTATACGGTAGCTTTATGTAATGAGTTTCTACGTAATGCTACGGATGAAAAGATTAGCAAATTTACAGATAGTGAAATAGCAGACCTTAAGATTTACCGTGCTGAAGCGCGCTTTTTAAGAGCCTTGGTCTATTCTCACGCAATTGATTTATTCGGCAATGTGCCTTTTGTTTCGGAGGAAGATCCGGTCGGAGCTTTTTTCCCTCCACAATATAGCAGAACGCAGATGTTTGATTATGTTGAATCGGAATTGAAAGATATTGAGGAAATACTTCCTTTACCCTTACAGAATGAATATGGAAGAGTGAGTAGAGCTGCTGCATGGTTCTTGTTGGCCAAATTGTACTTAAATGCAGAGGTTTACACCGGAACGGCCCGATACACTGACTGTCTTACATATTGCAATAAGCTTACTTCGGCAGGCTATACTCTAGAGGGAACTTATAAGAATTTATTTAATGCGGATAATAATCTTCGGACAAATGAAATTATTTATCCTATAGCACTCGATGGTCAGCATACTACTACTTGGGGAGGAACAACTTATTTGGTTTCCGGTGCTATTGTTGGTTCTATGGTAGCTACAGATTATGGAGTACAGTCGGGTTGGGGTAGCTTTAGAACATTGAAAGAGTTTGTAGGGCAGTTTGCCGATCCAACAGGTACTACTGATAAGAGAGCTTCTTTTTATACCGACGGTCAAACTTTGGATGTTGATGATGTGACGGATGAAACGCAAGGATATGCTATTGTGAAGTATACCAATAAAACGTCTACTGGTGCAAATGGATCTAATTTAGCTGATGGGTTAGCCGATACCGATTATCCTATGATGCGTTTGGCTGATGTCTATCTGATGTATGCTGAAGCTGTACTTAGAGGAGGTAGCGGAGGGACTAAAAGTCAGGCAAAATCTTATGTGAATTTGCTCCGTGAACGGGCTTATGGAAATGAATCGGGTAACATTGAAGAAAGTGATCTTACACTTAAATTCATTTTAGCTGAAAGAGCACGTGAGCTCTATTGGGAATGTACTCGCAGAACAGACCTTATTCGTTTCGGTGAGTTTACTGGTTCATCTTACATCTGGCAATGGAAAGGTGGAGTAAAAGACGGAACTAGTGTTAATGATAAATATAATATTTATCCTATTCCTGCTGCTGATTTAGCCGCTAATCCTAATTTGAAGCAGAATACCGACTATTGA
- a CDS encoding DUF5111 domain-containing protein has translation MKTINQYIFVMLSFFLLVSCNNDGDTAVLSGFGAGELKASVTDIVLTNELNGNLVLSLAWNTAEPVVSPSDKYGTAADLVTNILQFSTESNFATIKEFTETNSAKSFIGSALNSLALNMGAKAGQPITLYARLKSVLGGNVEPEYSNVVSLNITPFEKAFYLYMPKANNYTDFSNKLCSREGDGKYEGYVEAAQWDNFKFSTEASMTTGTVFGSAPNSLYSLDSSSDQWNIWFDEGGYFLVKANTNTLTWSKTAITSFCVTGEFNGWSLSDDPMTYDSTTKKWSVTCNISTVLYGIQIIGNQNWDFKYGDNDATGELSAGESIAIAQTGVYTITMDLSDPTKYTYTITKN, from the coding sequence ATGAAAACTATCAATCAATATATTTTTGTAATGCTGTCATTCTTCTTGTTAGTCTCTTGTAATAATGATGGAGATACAGCTGTGTTATCTGGTTTTGGAGCTGGTGAATTGAAGGCTTCGGTCACAGATATCGTTTTGACGAATGAACTGAATGGTAATTTAGTGCTTTCACTGGCTTGGAATACTGCTGAACCCGTTGTTAGCCCTAGTGACAAATATGGGACTGCAGCCGATTTGGTGACGAATATACTGCAATTTTCTACAGAGAGTAATTTTGCTACTATTAAAGAGTTTACAGAAACAAACAGTGCTAAATCATTCATAGGGTCGGCACTAAACTCTCTGGCTTTGAACATGGGTGCTAAAGCTGGTCAGCCCATAACTCTTTATGCACGATTAAAATCTGTGTTGGGAGGAAATGTGGAACCCGAATATAGTAATGTTGTATCCCTTAATATTACTCCATTTGAGAAAGCTTTTTATCTGTATATGCCTAAGGCTAATAATTATACTGATTTTTCAAACAAGCTTTGTTCCAGAGAAGGAGATGGCAAATATGAAGGATATGTTGAGGCTGCACAGTGGGATAATTTTAAGTTTTCAACAGAAGCTAGCATGACTACTGGGACCGTTTTTGGTTCTGCACCTAATTCACTTTATTCTCTTGACTCAAGTTCAGATCAATGGAATATATGGTTTGACGAGGGTGGCTACTTTCTGGTAAAAGCAAATACTAATACGTTAACATGGAGCAAGACTGCGATTACTTCTTTTTGTGTGACTGGTGAATTTAATGGATGGAGCTTGTCCGATGATCCGATGACGTATGATTCTACTACAAAGAAATGGAGTGTTACGTGCAATATATCAACTGTGCTTTATGGCATTCAGATAATAGGAAATCAGAATTGGGACTTTAAATATGGAGATAATGATGCTACCGGTGAGTTGTCTGCTGGCGAGTCTATTGCAATAGCCCAAACGGGTGTTTATACGATTACGATGGATTTAAGTGATCCTACAAAATATACATATACTATAACAAAGAATTAA
- a CDS encoding glycosyl hydrolase 53 family protein, with protein sequence MKRMKNIFLTLLVTLLFLPFMSCSDDDNPAGLVEETSTFAKGADVSWLTQMEASGKTFYNAAGAPMDCLKLLQSLGMNSIRLRVWVNPADGWCNKEDVLAKAWRASKLGMRVMIDFHYSDTWTDPSKQAKPATWENLSLSGLEDAVSAHTVDVLTALKDEGVTPEWVQVGNETGNGMLWDEGKASVNMVNYAALSNAGYDAVKSVFPDTKVIVHLQNGNDNALFRWLFDGLKSNGAKWDVIGMSLYPSADNWQTMNDDCVANMNDMISRYGKEVMLCEVGMAWDAPEVAEAFLTDLITKSKAIEGDKCLGVFYWEPEAYGGWNNYALGAFDDSGKPTVALNAFK encoded by the coding sequence ATGAAACGAATGAAAAATATATTTTTAACTCTCTTGGTGACACTCTTGTTCTTACCTTTTATGTCGTGTAGTGATGATGATAATCCTGCTGGTTTAGTGGAAGAAACGTCTACTTTTGCCAAGGGAGCAGATGTTAGTTGGTTAACTCAGATGGAAGCTTCAGGAAAAACGTTTTATAATGCTGCCGGAGCACCAATGGACTGTTTGAAATTGCTGCAAAGCTTAGGCATGAATTCTATACGTTTACGTGTTTGGGTTAACCCTGCTGACGGATGGTGTAATAAAGAAGATGTTTTAGCTAAAGCATGGAGAGCCAGCAAGTTGGGAATGCGTGTGATGATTGATTTTCATTATAGTGATACCTGGACAGATCCTTCGAAGCAAGCGAAGCCGGCAACTTGGGAGAATTTAAGCCTGTCTGGTTTGGAAGATGCTGTTTCTGCACATACTGTGGATGTGTTGACAGCACTTAAAGATGAAGGGGTGACTCCTGAATGGGTGCAAGTAGGTAATGAAACAGGTAATGGAATGTTGTGGGATGAAGGAAAGGCTTCTGTTAATATGGTTAACTATGCAGCATTGAGTAATGCAGGTTATGATGCTGTGAAGTCTGTTTTTCCAGACACGAAAGTGATTGTACATCTTCAGAATGGAAACGATAATGCTCTCTTCAGGTGGTTGTTTGATGGACTGAAAAGCAATGGTGCTAAATGGGATGTTATAGGCATGTCTTTGTATCCTTCGGCAGATAATTGGCAAACGATGAACGATGATTGCGTAGCCAATATGAATGATATGATTAGTCGCTATGGCAAGGAAGTCATGCTCTGTGAAGTAGGCATGGCATGGGATGCTCCTGAAGTAGCAGAGGCATTTTTAACTGATTTGATTACCAAGTCTAAGGCTATCGAAGGTGACAAATGTCTGGGAGTGTTTTACTGGGAACCGGAAGCATACGGAGGTTGGAATAATTATGCACTTGGAGCATTTGATGATAGTGGAAAGCCAACGGTAGCTCTGAATGCATTTAAATAA